GAAGTGGCTTCTTCACCGTATCCACCTTGACAATATTGATCAATCTTGCGATGACTGATAAAGCGAACTTCGTTACCATCCACTTCGTAAATCTGGAATTCCTTCGCATGACCGAAGTGTTGGTTAACTAAGCCACTACCTTTGGTTGCGACTGCAACTAAGATTTTGGGATTATTGGCAGCTTTTTTGCCAGTTTGCGCCTTTTCTTTAGCTAATTTTAGTTCTTCTTTAAATTTCTCAATACCCTCGTGAACAGTGGCACGTTGTTCGAGGTCATATTCTGGTGCCATTTCCAAGAATTTATCTTTGGTAAATTCCTGGCTGCGGTCTTCTCCCAATAATCCTACTGCATCGGCTCGGCACTGGCGACAGTGACGCATCATTTTCATGTTGCCGGCGCAGTTGTCTTGTACTTCTTTGACTTCTTTGGGTGTGGGGCCGCGCTGACCGGTTAAGCCGAAGTGTGTACCGTGTTCTGGTGCTGAAATCAGCGGCATGATGTTGTGTAGGAATGCGCCATTTTCACGAATGAATTTATTCACTTCGATTAAATGCTGGTCGTTAATTCCCGGAATCATCACGGAGTTGACTTTGCACAAGATGTCAGCTTCTCTGAGGGCTTGCAAACCTTCGATTTGCTTTTCGAGCAGAATTCTAGCGCCTTCAATGCCTCTGTAACGCTTGCGCTTGTAGTGAACCCAAGAATAAATCTGTGCGCCGATTTCTGGGTCGATGGTGTTAAAGGTGATTGTAACGTGATCGATGTTTAATTGTTTAATGCGATCGATGTGTTCGGTGAGCATTAAACCGTTGGTTGATAAACAAAGCTTGATATCTGGTGCTTTGTCTGCAATCAATTCAAAAGTGCGGAATGTCTTTTCTGGGTTCGCCAAGGGGTCGCCAGGCCCCGCAATTCCCACCACTGTCATTTGGGGAATCTTACCTGCAATCACCAAAGCTTTGTGTGCTGCTTCTTCTGGTGTGAGCAATTCGCTAACTACTCCCGGACGGCTTTCGTTAGCGCAGTCATATTTGCGGTTGCAATAGTTGCATTGAATGTTACAACCTGGTGCAACTGCAACGTGCATTCTGGCGTAGTGGTGATGTGCGTCTTCGCTGTAGCAGGGATGTTTGGCAATACGCTCAATGAGCTTTTCGTCCATTTCCACGGTGGCGCTGCTTTTGCTGTCGCATCCGCAACCACCCGATTTTGCTTGAGTTCCTGATGGTTCCTGATTAGAATTGAGGAGTTCTGTAGCCGGTAGTGTCATTGAATTTCGCAAGGAATCGGTGGACAGGCTG
Above is a window of Nostoc sp. UHCC 0702 DNA encoding:
- the nifB gene encoding nitrogenase cofactor biosynthesis protein NifB, producing the protein MTLPATELLNSNQEPSGTQAKSGGCGCDSKSSATVEMDEKLIERIAKHPCYSEDAHHHYARMHVAVAPGCNIQCNYCNRKYDCANESRPGVVSELLTPEEAAHKALVIAGKIPQMTVVGIAGPGDPLANPEKTFRTFELIADKAPDIKLCLSTNGLMLTEHIDRIKQLNIDHVTITFNTIDPEIGAQIYSWVHYKRKRYRGIEGARILLEKQIEGLQALREADILCKVNSVMIPGINDQHLIEVNKFIRENGAFLHNIMPLISAPEHGTHFGLTGQRGPTPKEVKEVQDNCAGNMKMMRHCRQCRADAVGLLGEDRSQEFTKDKFLEMAPEYDLEQRATVHEGIEKFKEELKLAKEKAQTGKKAANNPKILVAVATKGSGLVNQHFGHAKEFQIYEVDGNEVRFISHRKIDQYCQGGYGEEATSDHIIKAIADCKAVLVSKIGNCPKEKLHEAGIQTVEAYDVIEKVALEFYEQWNRD